Proteins encoded within one genomic window of Bacillus sp. F19:
- the hydA gene encoding dihydropyrimidinase: MKKLIKNGIIVTAADTYKADILVEGEQIAAIGCNLPEENAEIVDAKGCYVFPGGIDPHTHLDMPFGGTVTKDDFESGTMAAAFGGTTTVIDFCLTEKGKPLKDAIQTWHEKSRDKAVIDYSFHLMISEINDDVLGELPAVINEEGISSFKVFMAYKNVFQADDETLFRTLLTAKELGGLVMVHAENGDVIDYLTKKALAEGKTDPIYHALTRPPEVEGEATGRAAQLTGLAGSQLYVVHVSCADAVEKIAEARSKGFDVWGETCPQYLVLDQTYLEKPDFEGAKYVWSPPLRDKKHQDVLWNALKTGVLQTLGSDQCSFDFKGQKDLGKGDFTKIPNGGPIIEDRLSILFSEGVKKGRISLNQFVDMTSTKTAKLFGLYPKKGTIAVGSDADLVLFDPSAERTISAETHHMAVDYNAFEGLQVTGEPVSVLSRGEFVVRDRKFSGRAGRGQYQKRAKYGELLDTSENAKISI; encoded by the coding sequence ATGAAAAAATTAATAAAAAATGGCATAATCGTCACGGCTGCTGATACGTATAAAGCAGATATTTTAGTGGAAGGGGAACAAATTGCGGCGATTGGCTGCAATCTGCCTGAAGAAAACGCAGAAATCGTTGATGCAAAGGGGTGCTACGTTTTTCCTGGCGGTATAGATCCGCATACACATCTTGATATGCCTTTTGGCGGAACCGTCACAAAGGATGATTTTGAGAGCGGAACAATGGCCGCAGCCTTTGGAGGCACAACAACGGTTATTGATTTTTGTTTAACCGAAAAAGGAAAACCATTGAAGGATGCCATTCAGACATGGCATGAAAAATCCAGGGATAAAGCAGTGATCGATTACAGTTTTCACTTAATGATTTCTGAAATAAATGATGACGTACTTGGCGAGCTTCCTGCTGTGATTAATGAAGAAGGAATTTCTTCATTTAAAGTCTTTATGGCTTACAAAAACGTTTTTCAGGCTGACGACGAAACATTATTCCGAACGCTTTTAACGGCTAAAGAACTTGGCGGTCTTGTCATGGTTCATGCTGAAAATGGTGATGTCATTGATTATCTGACTAAAAAAGCCCTTGCTGAAGGAAAGACAGACCCTATTTACCATGCCTTAACACGCCCTCCAGAAGTCGAAGGCGAAGCAACTGGCAGAGCTGCTCAATTAACAGGGCTTGCTGGTTCACAGCTATATGTTGTACACGTGTCTTGTGCTGACGCTGTTGAAAAAATAGCCGAAGCAAGAAGCAAGGGCTTTGATGTATGGGGGGAAACATGTCCTCAGTACTTGGTCCTTGATCAAACGTACTTGGAAAAGCCTGATTTTGAAGGTGCAAAATATGTCTGGTCACCGCCTCTCCGAGATAAGAAACATCAGGATGTGCTGTGGAATGCGCTAAAAACGGGAGTGCTGCAAACTCTTGGGTCTGATCAATGCTCTTTTGATTTTAAAGGACAAAAGGATTTGGGAAAAGGAGATTTCACTAAAATTCCAAATGGCGGCCCTATTATAGAAGATCGTCTGAGTATTCTTTTTTCAGAAGGCGTGAAAAAAGGAAGAATATCTTTAAATCAATTTGTGGATATGACAAGCACCAAAACGGCAAAGCTATTCGGTCTCTATCCTAAAAAAGGAACGATTGCAGTCGGCTCTGATGCGGATCTTGTCCTTTTCGATCCCTCTGCAGAACGCACGATCTCCGCTGAAACTCACCATATGGCGGTTGATTATAACGCATTTGAGGGTCTGCAAGTAACAGGAGAACCAGTATCCGTTCTATCAAGAGGTGAATTCGTCGTACGGGATAGGAAATTTTCCGGAAGGGCAGGAAGAGGGCAATATCAAAAGAGAGCTAAATATGGAGAGCTGCTTGACACGAGCGAAAACGCAAAAATATCTATCTGA
- a CDS encoding NCS1 family transporter: MAKNYLKSPDLLPIPHHKKNIGSLGFALIWVGMAVVLAAFAIGGAGVQSLPLGWVVAATIIGSIALGLLMTLTGDIGVEHGLSFPVYMRAPFGTIGTHIPSVVRGFVASCWFGVNTYFGASAMNAILATLSGFNNWMVCFFIFAILQVVNTALGMKAIERFADLAAPVIIIISGWMYFTLSDQALQEGRNVWSWVENPVTGGAAVTAFMVVIMSNMGFWGTLAADMPSLSRYVKAPKLEKNWFKRNKSQIAGNLIAYPIVQTFMVVIGAVSYIAVTNYDPVVALQQSATGIILGILLVMIVFAQWSTNTSANLIPAAVIFSNVGGPKVPFWAGVAVAGFIGIVVQPWSLFGVIIGILLIVGGILSAICGILVADYYLIRKRRVNVKDLYEPEGQYKYMKGINAAGFIAWILGGAAAVAIPSYSFIVGFAVGCITYYILAKYWWFVIYTQAELKDPDDQKYLGISVGNDWTIDLEDESVPNVAVGPVQTEQI; encoded by the coding sequence GTGGCTAAAAATTATTTGAAGTCTCCTGATTTGCTGCCGATTCCTCATCACAAGAAAAACATTGGTTCGCTGGGCTTTGCTTTAATCTGGGTTGGGATGGCAGTTGTACTGGCTGCATTTGCTATTGGAGGAGCCGGTGTACAAAGTCTTCCACTTGGCTGGGTTGTTGCTGCAACCATCATCGGTTCGATTGCCCTTGGTCTTTTAATGACATTGACTGGCGATATCGGAGTTGAGCATGGGTTATCCTTTCCTGTTTATATGAGGGCTCCTTTTGGGACAATCGGGACACATATTCCTTCCGTTGTTCGGGGGTTTGTGGCTTCATGCTGGTTTGGCGTCAATACTTACTTTGGCGCGAGTGCAATGAATGCCATCCTTGCTACTTTATCTGGTTTTAATAATTGGATGGTTTGTTTCTTCATATTTGCAATCCTGCAAGTTGTCAATACAGCTCTTGGAATGAAGGCGATTGAACGATTTGCTGATCTGGCAGCGCCTGTTATCATCATTATTTCTGGATGGATGTATTTTACGCTTTCCGATCAGGCCCTTCAGGAAGGCAGAAACGTATGGTCCTGGGTAGAAAATCCGGTAACCGGAGGAGCAGCTGTTACCGCTTTTATGGTAGTCATTATGTCCAACATGGGATTTTGGGGTACACTCGCTGCGGATATGCCATCGCTTTCCCGTTATGTTAAAGCGCCTAAATTAGAAAAGAACTGGTTTAAGCGGAACAAAAGCCAAATTGCCGGCAATTTAATTGCCTATCCAATCGTTCAGACCTTTATGGTCGTGATTGGTGCTGTTTCTTATATCGCTGTAACGAACTATGATCCTGTTGTTGCCCTCCAGCAGTCTGCAACCGGCATTATTCTTGGGATCTTATTGGTTATGATTGTTTTTGCGCAGTGGTCGACAAATACCTCTGCCAATCTGATTCCTGCGGCTGTCATTTTCTCTAACGTCGGGGGGCCAAAGGTTCCTTTTTGGGCAGGTGTAGCGGTTGCCGGTTTTATTGGAATAGTCGTTCAGCCTTGGAGTTTATTTGGAGTTATTATTGGAATTTTATTAATAGTTGGAGGAATCTTGTCTGCTATTTGCGGTATTCTAGTAGCTGACTATTATCTGATTCGAAAGCGCAGAGTGAATGTGAAGGACCTCTATGAACCCGAGGGTCAATACAAATATATGAAAGGAATAAACGCTGCCGGCTTTATCGCGTGGATCCTTGGCGGGGCAGCTGCAGTCGCTATCCCTTCCTACTCATTTATTGTAGGTTTTGCGGTCGGCTGCATCACCTATTACATCCTGGCTAAATATTGGTGGTTTGTGATCTATACACAAGCTGAATTAAAAGATCCTGATGATCAAAAGTATCTTGGCATTTCAGTGGGAAATGACTGGACAATCGATCTTGAAGATGAATCCGTACCGAACGTCGCGGTTGGCCCTGTTCAAACAGAGCAAATTTAA
- a CDS encoding PucR family transcriptional regulator ligand-binding domain-containing protein produces MKSYITIDEILNRKHFAQTEVIAGAEGLHRQLKWVHIVESIQISNLLNGNELILTTGLGFKDNPQNFVSFLRQLIERHTAGLCIEMGTHIHSIPEAVIELADHHHFPIILFHQEVPFVEITQDVHSLIINKQYQLLSDLENYSQQLNKMLLEIEDYEQILKFLQAYLEVQVIAVLSGNKADFFPEPKGDEKEALLLKIKNRDENIKSKIASQNVQILGETYAELLIIANCRELNEFDLLILDRTANAFAQHLLRDLYVKEKKMAEESEWLTNWLEGEYTDEIIKEQLSFIDPKLHLNGGAVCICKLSPDLSGQAPNVDSTYLKLLFRTVFEQFGFHLFTVEVRHHLIFIVGNKRHKQDWKERMEGALLRIHSGNGSERIRTSSISTGVGKFADKLGNIHLSYQTAKETLALQDSLSKEGKSYFYQDLHMYRMMSLLKKHGDLEETIHEYLAPVIEYDRKYNGDMLITLKTYLACNGSKQETSKKLFIVRQTLYHRIEKLELLLGENFMNSDRRLALEFMLMAHDFIMNTEGSIPLQHKIE; encoded by the coding sequence ATGAAATCATACATAACGATTGATGAGATTTTAAATCGAAAGCATTTTGCCCAAACTGAAGTAATTGCTGGTGCTGAAGGATTGCACCGCCAATTGAAATGGGTCCATATTGTCGAATCGATCCAAATCAGCAATCTATTAAATGGCAATGAGCTGATTCTTACAACGGGTCTAGGCTTTAAAGATAATCCCCAAAACTTTGTCTCCTTTCTGAGACAATTGATCGAGAGGCATACTGCCGGTCTATGCATCGAAATGGGCACCCACATTCACAGTATTCCGGAAGCAGTAATTGAACTTGCAGATCACCACCATTTTCCTATCATTTTGTTTCATCAAGAGGTTCCCTTTGTTGAAATTACTCAAGATGTGCATTCCCTCATCATCAATAAACAATATCAACTTCTCTCTGATTTAGAAAATTATTCTCAGCAGCTGAACAAGATGCTGCTTGAAATTGAAGACTATGAGCAAATCCTGAAATTTCTCCAGGCCTATTTAGAGGTACAGGTTATTGCTGTATTAAGCGGAAATAAAGCTGATTTCTTCCCAGAGCCAAAGGGAGATGAAAAAGAAGCGCTGCTTTTGAAAATCAAGAATAGAGATGAAAACATAAAATCCAAGATCGCAAGTCAGAATGTACAGATTCTCGGCGAGACCTACGCCGAGCTGCTGATTATCGCTAACTGCCGCGAACTGAACGAATTTGATCTGCTCATTTTAGACAGAACCGCTAACGCATTTGCTCAGCATTTGCTGAGGGATTTATATGTAAAAGAAAAAAAGATGGCAGAAGAAAGCGAATGGCTTACAAACTGGCTTGAAGGCGAATACACAGATGAAATTATCAAAGAACAGCTTTCTTTTATTGATCCCAAACTTCATTTGAATGGCGGAGCAGTCTGTATTTGCAAGCTATCTCCTGATCTGTCGGGCCAGGCGCCAAACGTGGACAGCACCTATCTCAAGCTTTTGTTCAGAACGGTATTTGAACAATTTGGGTTTCATTTATTTACGGTTGAAGTCCGTCATCATCTCATTTTTATCGTGGGAAACAAACGGCACAAACAGGATTGGAAAGAGAGGATGGAAGGTGCCCTTTTAAGAATCCATTCAGGAAATGGATCAGAAAGGATCAGAACCTCCTCTATTTCCACTGGTGTCGGGAAGTTTGCCGACAAACTTGGAAATATTCATCTAAGCTATCAAACTGCCAAAGAAACCCTTGCCCTGCAGGACTCCCTTTCAAAAGAAGGCAAAAGCTACTTTTATCAGGACCTGCATATGTATCGAATGATGTCATTGTTAAAAAAACACGGTGATCTCGAAGAAACGATTCACGAATATTTGGCGCCTGTGATTGAATATGACCGGAAATACAACGGGGACATGCTGATTACTTTAAAAACGTATTTAGCATGCAACGGATCCAAGCAAGAAACATCAAAAAAATTATTTATTGTCAGGCAAACCCTTTACCATCGTATAGAAAAGCTAGAATTGCTGCTTGGAGAAAACTTCATGAACTCAGACAGAAGACTGGCCCTCGAATTTATGCTCATGGCTCATGATTTTATCATGAATACAGAAGGGTCCATTCCGCTTCAGCATAAAATTGAATAG
- a CDS encoding CoA-acylating methylmalonate-semialdehyde dehydrogenase, with amino-acid sequence MTMTVANEAAAIKNFINGKWVSATGKEVQDVINPATGKKIAAVPISTAEDVDQAAKAAAQAFKSWKLMPVPKRARILFKYHHLLTENHAELAKLIVSENGKAYKEAYGEVQRGIECVEFAAGAPSLMMGESLSGIAEEMDSEMFRYPLGVVGGITPFNFPMMVPLWMFPLAVACGNTFVLKPSERTPLLSNKLAEMFTEAGAPDGVLNIVHGSHDVVNGLLEHSDIKAISFVGSQPVAKYVYEKATAKGKRVQALSGAKNHHVVMPDADLDKAAQHIISSAFGSAGQRCMACSAVVVVGYGDQFMQTLKQKADDLVMGNGLDEEVLLTPVIRDTHLNKVMGYIEKGIEEGATLLRDGRRDIENQTEGYFLGATIFDKVTPEMTIAKDEIFAPVLSVLRAENLEEGLEYIRKSRYGNGATIYTKDAQAIRTFREEADAGMLGINVGVPATMAFFPFSGWKDSFYGDLHVNGKDGVNFYTRKKMITSRFDF; translated from the coding sequence ATGACAATGACAGTTGCAAATGAAGCAGCCGCAATTAAGAATTTCATCAATGGAAAATGGGTGAGTGCGACGGGAAAAGAAGTGCAGGACGTAATAAATCCGGCAACAGGGAAGAAGATTGCAGCCGTTCCCATCTCAACCGCCGAAGATGTAGACCAGGCGGCAAAAGCCGCAGCACAAGCATTTAAGTCGTGGAAGCTGATGCCGGTACCTAAAAGAGCAAGAATTCTATTTAAATATCATCATCTATTGACAGAAAATCATGCGGAGCTTGCCAAATTAATTGTTTCTGAGAATGGCAAGGCCTATAAAGAGGCCTATGGGGAGGTTCAAAGAGGTATAGAGTGTGTCGAGTTTGCAGCTGGAGCACCAAGCTTAATGATGGGTGAATCCTTATCTGGAATTGCTGAAGAGATGGATTCGGAAATGTTCCGCTATCCGCTTGGTGTCGTCGGCGGAATCACTCCATTTAACTTTCCAATGATGGTTCCTTTATGGATGTTCCCGCTAGCGGTGGCATGCGGAAATACATTCGTTTTAAAACCATCTGAGCGGACACCGCTGCTTTCCAATAAGCTTGCTGAGATGTTCACAGAAGCAGGTGCTCCAGATGGTGTTTTGAACATTGTTCATGGGAGCCATGACGTTGTAAACGGGTTATTGGAGCATTCGGATATTAAAGCGATTTCATTTGTCGGCTCACAGCCTGTCGCTAAATATGTCTATGAAAAAGCTACTGCAAAAGGGAAGCGGGTTCAAGCCCTCTCGGGTGCAAAAAATCATCATGTCGTTATGCCGGATGCGGATTTAGACAAAGCGGCTCAGCATATTATCAGCTCTGCTTTCGGCAGCGCGGGCCAGCGCTGTATGGCTTGCAGCGCTGTCGTTGTCGTTGGATACGGCGATCAATTTATGCAGACCCTAAAGCAAAAAGCAGATGATTTGGTGATGGGAAATGGATTGGATGAAGAAGTGCTTCTGACTCCTGTAATCCGTGATACTCATCTGAACAAAGTCATGGGATATATTGAAAAAGGAATAGAAGAAGGGGCAACTCTTCTGCGTGATGGGCGAAGAGATATAGAGAATCAAACGGAAGGCTATTTTTTAGGCGCCACGATTTTTGACAAGGTCACACCTGAGATGACCATTGCAAAGGATGAAATTTTTGCTCCAGTGCTCAGTGTGCTTCGTGCGGAAAATTTAGAGGAAGGTCTTGAATATATTCGAAAATCCCGCTATGGAAATGGCGCGACCATTTACACAAAGGATGCTCAGGCTATTCGCACGTTCAGAGAAGAAGCAGATGCAGGGATGCTTGGAATTAATGTAGGAGTGCCTGCGACGATGGCTTTCTTCCCATTTTCGGGCTGGAAGGATTCTTTCTACGGTGATTTACATGTTAACGGCAAAGACGGCGTAAACTTCTATACACGCAAAAAAATGATTACATCCAGATTTGATTTTTAA
- a CDS encoding aspartate aminotransferase family protein has translation MQKSTDIRDALQKDEAYLWHSMKPFNPEATILAEEAKGAWISDANGKKYLDGMAGLWCVNAGYGRTELAEAAYEQLKKLAYFPLTQSHLPAIQLSEKLNDMLGGDYVIFFSNSGSEANETAFKIARQYHQQTGSHERYKIISRYRAYHGNTMGSLAATGQAQRKYKYEPLAPGFIHVPPPDVYRYPEEDNAAAAELKSVQAIDQTMTWELSETVAAMIMEPIITGGGILMPPENYMKGVKEVCEKHGALLIVDEVICGFGRTGKAFGFMNYGVKPDIITMAKGITSAYLPLSATAVKKEIYEAFKGTEEYDYFRHVNTFGGNPAACALALKNIEIFENEKLFERSSEVGGRMKAELTSRLQHNPYVGNVRGKGLLIGIELVENKETKKPLDAGLVNKVIASCKEKGLIIGKNGATAAGYNNVLAISPPLNLEEENALFIVDTVVGELNGITETN, from the coding sequence ATGCAAAAGAGTACAGATATAAGAGATGCCCTGCAAAAAGATGAGGCATATCTCTGGCATTCTATGAAGCCATTCAATCCTGAGGCGACTATTCTTGCAGAGGAAGCAAAGGGCGCATGGATCAGTGATGCAAATGGGAAAAAGTATTTAGACGGCATGGCTGGTTTGTGGTGCGTAAATGCAGGCTATGGAAGAACAGAGCTTGCGGAGGCCGCGTATGAGCAGCTGAAGAAACTTGCTTATTTTCCGCTAACACAAAGTCATCTGCCTGCTATTCAGCTTTCAGAAAAACTGAATGACATGCTTGGCGGAGACTATGTCATTTTTTTCTCCAACAGCGGATCTGAGGCAAATGAAACAGCGTTCAAGATTGCCCGCCAATATCATCAGCAAACAGGCAGCCATGAACGCTATAAAATTATTTCAAGGTACAGAGCCTATCACGGCAATACGATGGGTTCACTTGCTGCAACCGGTCAGGCGCAGAGGAAGTATAAATACGAGCCGCTGGCACCGGGATTTATTCATGTACCGCCGCCGGACGTCTACCGTTATCCTGAAGAAGATAATGCAGCAGCGGCTGAACTGAAATCGGTTCAGGCCATCGATCAGACCATGACCTGGGAGCTAAGCGAAACGGTTGCTGCGATGATAATGGAACCAATTATAACTGGCGGAGGCATTTTGATGCCGCCTGAGAACTATATGAAAGGTGTAAAGGAAGTGTGTGAAAAGCATGGGGCTTTGCTCATTGTTGACGAGGTCATCTGCGGCTTCGGCAGAACCGGAAAAGCATTCGGATTCATGAATTACGGAGTGAAGCCGGATATCATTACAATGGCTAAAGGGATCACAAGTGCCTACTTGCCACTCTCCGCTACTGCGGTTAAAAAAGAAATCTATGAAGCTTTTAAAGGAACAGAGGAATATGACTATTTCCGCCATGTAAACACATTTGGCGGAAATCCGGCTGCCTGTGCACTTGCCCTGAAGAACATCGAAATCTTTGAAAATGAAAAGCTGTTTGAACGATCAAGCGAGGTAGGGGGGCGCATGAAAGCTGAACTCACATCACGTCTCCAGCATAATCCCTATGTTGGAAATGTAAGAGGGAAAGGGCTCCTGATCGGGATCGAGCTAGTTGAAAATAAAGAGACGAAAAAACCGCTGGATGCGGGACTTGTAAATAAAGTGATTGCCTCTTGCAAGGAAAAAGGGCTGATCATCGGAAAAAATGGCGCCACTGCAGCAGGCTATAATAACGTACTTGCAATATCCCCTCCTCTTAATCTTGAAGAAGAGAACGCCTTGTTTATTGTTGATACGGTTGTAGGGGAGCTGAATGGAATAACCGAAACGAATTAA
- a CDS encoding DeoR/GlpR family DNA-binding transcription regulator — MYQEERLLKILHALNEKQMLSNDEICEMLHISRDTARRDIVKLAEQGAAVRTHGGIALPIIKEEIQAYKNRLTSFSKEKHLIGKYSAGLIGNHDLCFFDVSTTIKFLCDHLETPATIYTHSLDNAESLSENENADFHLLGGRLDRTHRFFYEPEFRTAIESITFDKAFIGACAIGEDGIYYETKEDRIIKKTAAERSKQVFLLADYNKFNQESKYRAFDFSMIHVLVTDRRPPAKFQEILREHNVKIMISK; from the coding sequence ATGTACCAAGAAGAACGTTTACTGAAAATTCTTCATGCTCTTAATGAAAAGCAAATGCTGTCAAATGATGAAATTTGTGAAATGCTGCATATCTCAAGGGATACTGCGAGAAGAGATATAGTCAAGCTTGCAGAACAGGGGGCAGCGGTCAGAACACACGGAGGCATCGCACTGCCGATTATAAAAGAAGAAATACAGGCTTATAAAAACCGGCTAACTTCGTTTTCAAAGGAAAAGCATTTAATAGGCAAATACAGTGCAGGGTTGATTGGAAATCATGATCTCTGTTTCTTTGATGTCTCTACTACAATAAAGTTTTTGTGTGATCACCTTGAGACGCCTGCAACGATTTATACCCATTCGCTTGATAACGCGGAATCCCTTTCGGAAAATGAGAATGCAGATTTCCATCTGCTGGGCGGAAGATTAGACAGAACGCATCGTTTTTTCTATGAGCCTGAATTTCGGACGGCAATTGAAAGCATAACTTTTGATAAAGCATTTATCGGGGCCTGTGCCATTGGCGAAGACGGGATTTACTATGAGACAAAAGAAGACCGGATCATTAAAAAAACGGCTGCGGAACGCTCGAAGCAAGTCTTTTTGCTCGCGGATTACAACAAATTTAATCAAGAGAGCAAGTATCGTGCTTTTGATTTCTCAATGATTCATGTACTTGTAACGGACCGGAGACCTCCCGCAAAGTTTCAGGAAATCCTAAGGGAACACAATGTAAAAATTATGATCAGCAAATAA
- a CDS encoding acetyltransferase — MKTEKEKMLDGELYLSGDEELIRERVRARRLTRLFHQTIETDDNARKSILKELFGTTGENIYIEPSFRCDYGSNIHVGENFYANFDCVILDVCKVTIGANCMLAPGVHIYTAAHPLNAEERNSGAEFGKPVTIGDNVWIGGRAVINPGVTIGNNAVIASGAVVTKDVPENVVVGGNPARVLKHIEN, encoded by the coding sequence ATGAAAACAGAAAAAGAAAAGATGTTAGACGGAGAACTGTATCTTTCAGGAGACGAAGAATTAATACGTGAACGTGTTCGTGCCAGAAGATTAACAAGGCTGTTCCACCAGACAATTGAAACGGATGACAATGCTCGAAAAAGCATTCTTAAGGAATTGTTTGGAACAACAGGAGAAAACATTTATATCGAACCTTCATTCCGCTGCGATTACGGCTCAAACATCCATGTAGGCGAAAATTTCTACGCTAACTTTGACTGCGTTATTTTGGATGTGTGCAAGGTAACAATCGGAGCCAATTGCATGCTTGCGCCAGGGGTTCACATATATACAGCCGCTCATCCATTAAATGCTGAGGAAAGAAACAGCGGAGCAGAATTCGGAAAACCTGTTACAATCGGTGACAACGTATGGATCGGCGGAAGAGCGGTCATTAATCCGGGAGTGACCATCGGAAACAATGCTGTCATTGCATCCGGCGCAGTTGTGACGAAGGACGTCCCTGAGAATGTTGTAGTTGGAGGGAATCCGGCAAGAGTTTTAAAACATATTGAGAATTGA
- a CDS encoding VOC family protein, whose amino-acid sequence MSVDVYLNFNGNCREAVEFYAKVFKTEEPKFMTFGETPPNPGYPLPEEAKDLIMHTRLNIDGSNVMFSDVFPGMPFVEGNNITLALVNKNIEELTSIFNQLKDGGTVGMDLQETFWSKLYGQVTDKFGIHWQINYE is encoded by the coding sequence ATGTCAGTAGACGTTTACCTTAATTTCAATGGTAATTGCCGGGAGGCAGTGGAGTTTTATGCAAAGGTTTTCAAAACAGAAGAACCTAAATTTATGACGTTCGGCGAAACACCGCCTAACCCTGGGTACCCTCTGCCAGAGGAAGCGAAAGATTTGATTATGCATACAAGGCTTAACATTGATGGAAGCAATGTGATGTTTTCTGATGTCTTTCCTGGAATGCCATTTGTTGAAGGGAATAATATCACACTTGCATTAGTTAACAAGAACATAGAAGAGCTGACCTCTATTTTTAATCAGCTTAAAGATGGCGGCACAGTAGGCATGGATCTTCAGGAAACATTCTGGAGCAAGCTTTATGGACAAGTAACAGATAAATTCGGAATTCATTGGCAGATTAATTACGAATAA
- a CDS encoding DUF6440 family protein produces the protein MFRYLQTISGGGVGITLLVDAEGKPSLDK, from the coding sequence GTGTTCAGGTACCTGCAGACGATCTCTGGCGGCGGAGTAGGGATTACCTTGCTTGTTGATGCTGAAGGCAAGCCATCGCTTGATAAATAA
- a CDS encoding GrpB family protein translates to MINKMKIHLSEYNPDWKMQFRLHEKRLKIAFKDRSIKIEHIGSTSVEGLSAKPVIDILIGVPSIEKLSGAVEALADSSYIYKKVYDEALPFRRFFIGVKEEYLHLYPNIIEKEEVNIPHGHRTAHIHTVPVTHQWWEDHLLFRDHLRTHPEDRVMYEAVKQNLSKKDWKTGNEYADAKTECVLQILNKAKRNHNN, encoded by the coding sequence TTGATAAATAAGATGAAGATCCATCTATCTGAATATAACCCTGACTGGAAAATGCAATTCCGCCTGCACGAGAAGAGACTGAAAATTGCCTTTAAAGATCGTTCTATAAAAATTGAACATATCGGAAGCACCTCTGTTGAAGGACTTTCTGCAAAGCCGGTCATTGATATTTTAATTGGCGTGCCGTCCATTGAAAAGCTGTCTGGTGCAGTTGAGGCTTTAGCTGATTCCTCCTATATTTATAAAAAGGTTTACGACGAAGCTTTGCCTTTCAGACGATTTTTTATCGGGGTAAAAGAAGAATATCTGCATCTTTATCCAAATATTATTGAAAAAGAAGAAGTAAACATTCCGCATGGCCACCGAACTGCTCACATACATACAGTGCCCGTAACCCATCAATGGTGGGAGGATCATCTCCTTTTCCGTGATCATCTTCGCACGCATCCTGAAGATCGTGTGATGTATGAGGCTGTAAAGCAGAACCTTTCAAAGAAGGATTGGAAAACAGGAAATGAATATGCAGATGCAAAGACGGAGTGTGTCTTGCAGATTTTGAATAAAGCTAAACGAAATCACAATAATTAG
- a CDS encoding flavodoxin family protein, whose product MNVLAIYGSSRENGNSEKLASYLLKDINHTPVHLREMTIKPITDQRHDLNGFQPVEDDFNELIEVFLKADAVVFVTPLYWYGMSGAMKDFFDRWSQALRDERFSFKENAKDKKAYVIIAGGDSPKIKALPLIQQFQYIFDFVGMKLEGYVIGEANAPGDIEKDTKAISEAVVMNDWLKHNNR is encoded by the coding sequence ATGAACGTTTTAGCCATCTATGGCAGCAGCCGCGAGAATGGAAACTCTGAGAAATTAGCAAGTTACTTGCTAAAAGATATCAATCATACTCCAGTACATCTCAGGGAAATGACAATAAAGCCTATTACTGATCAGCGGCATGATCTAAATGGTTTTCAGCCAGTGGAAGATGATTTTAATGAACTGATTGAAGTTTTTCTAAAAGCAGATGCTGTTGTGTTTGTAACCCCGCTATATTGGTACGGCATGTCAGGAGCAATGAAGGATTTCTTTGATCGCTGGTCACAGGCTCTGAGAGATGAACGGTTTTCTTTTAAAGAAAACGCAAAAGATAAGAAAGCATATGTAATCATTGCTGGCGGAGACTCGCCTAAGATCAAGGCGTTGCCGCTCATACAGCAATTTCAGTACATTTTTGACTTTGTCGGCATGAAACTTGAAGGATATGTGATAGGCGAGGCAAATGCACCCGGGGATATTGAAAAAGATACAAAAGCGATTTCCGAAGCAGTGGTCATGAATGACTGGCTCAAACATAATAATAGATAG